One genomic segment of Panicum virgatum strain AP13 chromosome 2N, P.virgatum_v5, whole genome shotgun sequence includes these proteins:
- the LOC120659116 gene encoding BTB/POZ and MATH domain-containing protein 1-like → MDEDDGDGAAAAAAGEDVHVMFSLMMRDVGGGARCLTSGKVAAAFGRKGDACGYERFVSREYFVEFLKNGDRFAIRCECDSLPEMTMNSLKEGAVLAEDLLIAAGRYNLKDLKSLTENKLCSHVSVSTVLLMLAIAEQYQCCKLKKMCLGFIGSRANAWAIMATNDIENLARSSPSAVKDVIIEILNTRMARSKQMQILLEKHYGKLNTGLY, encoded by the exons ATGGACGAAGATGATGGAGAcggggccgccgctgccgccgccggggaggacgTCCACGTGATGTTCAGTTTGATGATGCGCGACGTGGGAGGCGGGGCGCGGTGTCTCACGTCCGGcaaggtcgccgccgccttcggcCGGAAGGGGGACGCGTGCGGCTACGAGCGCTTCGTCTCGCGCGAGTACTTCGTGGAGTTTTTGAAGAACGGCGATCGCTTCGCGATCCGATGCGAATGCGACTCGTTGCCGGAGATGACCATGAACTCACTGAAAGAAGGAGCCGTGCTCGCCGAGGATCTCctcatcgccgccggccggtaCAACCTGAAGGATCTCAAGTCACTGACGGAGAACAAGCTGTGCAGCCATGTCTCCGTGAGCACGGTCCTGCTGATGCTGGCAATAGCGGAGCAATACCAGTGCTGCAAGCTTAAGAAGATGTGCCTAGGGTTCATCGGTTCTAGAGCCAACGCGTGGGCGATCATGGCGACGAACGACATTGAGAATCTGGCAAGAAGCAGCCCCTCCGCCGTGAAGGATGTGATCATTGAGATTTTGAACACAAGGATGGCGAGGAGCAAGC AGATGCAGATTCTTCTAGAGAAACACTACGGCAAGCTTAACACTGGCCTGTATTGA